One segment of Trachemys scripta elegans isolate TJP31775 chromosome 1, CAS_Tse_1.0, whole genome shotgun sequence DNA contains the following:
- the LOC117884742 gene encoding zinc finger protein 239-like isoform X3 — protein sequence MNPRGAAGSAGDGIMSENEEENPPLQTEELSVALSEKSKGKDSQSPDWEDDCEDEWGTENQERNLPGKKWGESPPRERGFRKLKDIIAQQRPHTGEKPHKCPDCGKSFSRRSNLIQHQRTHTGQRPYECPECGKTFSLRSTLTRHQRTHLQEKPYKCTECGKSFRQSSDLIAHQRVHTGETPYRCAVCGKSFGRSSNLSQHQTTHMGERPYQCADCLKSFRSSSALVQHQRSHTGEKPYQCSECRSRFLQSSDLIKHQRIHTGERPYQCPACGKCFSQSSSLTEHQRTHTGERPYHCTECGKCFCQSSTLIQHQRIHTGEKPYRCTECGKSFCRSSNLNQHLTIHMIKKPHPCTDCGRGFSQLTNLIIHQRIHSGETP from the exons ATGAATCCCcggggagcagctgggagcg CAGGTGATGGGATCATGAGTGAAAACGAGGAGGAGAATCCACCTCTTCAGACAGAGGAACTAAGTGTAGCATTGTCAGAAAAATCCAAAGGGAAAGATTCTCAGAGCCCTGACTGGGAAGATGACTGTGAGGATGAGTGGGGGACAGAAAATCAGGAGAGAAATCTTCCAGGAAAGAAATGGGGTGAATCTCCTCCCCGAGAGAGAGGTTTCAGGAAACTCAAAGACATCATTGCCCAGCAGAGGCCTCACACTGGAGAGAAACCTCATAAATGTCCTGACTGTGGGAAGAGCTTTAGTCGGAGATCAAACCTCATTCAGCACCAGAGGAcccacacaggccagagaccttatGAGTGCCCTGAGTGTGGAAAAACCTTCAGCCTGCGCTCGACACTTACAAGACATCAGCGAACCCACCTGCAGGAGAAGCCCTATAAATGCACAgagtgtgggaagagcttccGCCAGAGCTCGGACCTGATCGCTCACCAGCGAGTGCACACAGGAGAGACACCGTACCGGTGTGCTGTGTGCGGGAAGAGCTTTGGGCGGAGCTCCAACCTGAGCCAGCACCAGACCACGCACATGGGGGAGAGACCCTATCAATGTGCTGACTGCCTGAAAAGCTTCCGGAGCAGTTCGGCCCTGGTGCAGCACCAGAGGAgccacacgggagagaaaccctatcaGTGCTCAGAATGCAGGAGCCGCTTCCTGCAGAGCTCGGACCTGATCAAACACCAGCGGATCCACACCGGGGAGAGGCCCTACCAGTGCCCCGCCTGTGGGAAATGCTTCAGCCAGAGTTCCTCACTCACTGAGCACCAGAGGACCCACACCGGGGAGCGACCCTACCATTGCACTGAGTGCGGGAAATGTTTCTGCCAGAGCTCCACACTCATCCAGCACCAGAGGATCCATACGGGGGAGAAGCCCTACAGATGCACTGAGTGTGGAAAGAGCTTCTGCCGGAGCTCCAATCTGAATCAGCACCTGACAATCCACATGATAAAGAAACCTCATCCGTGCACTGACTGTGGGAGGGGCTTCAGTCAGCTCACTAACCTTATTATACACCAGAGAATCCACTCTGGAGAGACaccctag
- the LOC117884742 gene encoding zinc finger protein 239-like isoform X4, giving the protein MNPRGAAGSGDGIMSENEEENPPLQTEELSVALSEKSKGKDSQSPDWEDDCEDEWGTENQERNLPGKKWGESPPRERGFRKLKDIIAQQRPHTGEKPHKCPDCGKSFSRRSNLIQHQRTHTGQRPYECPECGKTFSLRSTLTRHQRTHLQEKPYKCTECGKSFRQSSDLIAHQRVHTGETPYRCAVCGKSFGRSSNLSQHQTTHMGERPYQCADCLKSFRSSSALVQHQRSHTGEKPYQCSECRSRFLQSSDLIKHQRIHTGERPYQCPACGKCFSQSSSLTEHQRTHTGERPYHCTECGKCFCQSSTLIQHQRIHTGEKPYRCTECGKSFCRSSNLNQHLTIHMIKKPHPCTDCGRGFSQLTNLIIHQRIHSGETP; this is encoded by the exons ATGAATCCCcggggagcagctgggagcg GTGATGGGATCATGAGTGAAAACGAGGAGGAGAATCCACCTCTTCAGACAGAGGAACTAAGTGTAGCATTGTCAGAAAAATCCAAAGGGAAAGATTCTCAGAGCCCTGACTGGGAAGATGACTGTGAGGATGAGTGGGGGACAGAAAATCAGGAGAGAAATCTTCCAGGAAAGAAATGGGGTGAATCTCCTCCCCGAGAGAGAGGTTTCAGGAAACTCAAAGACATCATTGCCCAGCAGAGGCCTCACACTGGAGAGAAACCTCATAAATGTCCTGACTGTGGGAAGAGCTTTAGTCGGAGATCAAACCTCATTCAGCACCAGAGGAcccacacaggccagagaccttatGAGTGCCCTGAGTGTGGAAAAACCTTCAGCCTGCGCTCGACACTTACAAGACATCAGCGAACCCACCTGCAGGAGAAGCCCTATAAATGCACAgagtgtgggaagagcttccGCCAGAGCTCGGACCTGATCGCTCACCAGCGAGTGCACACAGGAGAGACACCGTACCGGTGTGCTGTGTGCGGGAAGAGCTTTGGGCGGAGCTCCAACCTGAGCCAGCACCAGACCACGCACATGGGGGAGAGACCCTATCAATGTGCTGACTGCCTGAAAAGCTTCCGGAGCAGTTCGGCCCTGGTGCAGCACCAGAGGAgccacacgggagagaaaccctatcaGTGCTCAGAATGCAGGAGCCGCTTCCTGCAGAGCTCGGACCTGATCAAACACCAGCGGATCCACACCGGGGAGAGGCCCTACCAGTGCCCCGCCTGTGGGAAATGCTTCAGCCAGAGTTCCTCACTCACTGAGCACCAGAGGACCCACACCGGGGAGCGACCCTACCATTGCACTGAGTGCGGGAAATGTTTCTGCCAGAGCTCCACACTCATCCAGCACCAGAGGATCCATACGGGGGAGAAGCCCTACAGATGCACTGAGTGTGGAAAGAGCTTCTGCCGGAGCTCCAATCTGAATCAGCACCTGACAATCCACATGATAAAGAAACCTCATCCGTGCACTGACTGTGGGAGGGGCTTCAGTCAGCTCACTAACCTTATTATACACCAGAGAATCCACTCTGGAGAGACaccctag
- the LOC117884742 gene encoding zinc finger protein 239-like isoform X2 — MERGKEPCVPNLHASIDREIPRRAHPGDGIMSENEEENPPLQTEELSVALSEKSKGKDSQSPDWEDDCEDEWGTENQERNLPGKKWGESPPRERGFRKLKDIIAQQRPHTGEKPHKCPDCGKSFSRRSNLIQHQRTHTGQRPYECPECGKTFSLRSTLTRHQRTHLQEKPYKCTECGKSFRQSSDLIAHQRVHTGETPYRCAVCGKSFGRSSNLSQHQTTHMGERPYQCADCLKSFRSSSALVQHQRSHTGEKPYQCSECRSRFLQSSDLIKHQRIHTGERPYQCPACGKCFSQSSSLTEHQRTHTGERPYHCTECGKCFCQSSTLIQHQRIHTGEKPYRCTECGKSFCRSSNLNQHLTIHMIKKPHPCTDCGRGFSQLTNLIIHQRIHSGETP; from the exons ATGGAACGAGGGAAAGAGCCATGTGTCCCCAATCTTCATGCCTCCATAGACAGGGAGATCCCAAGACGTGCCCATCCAG GTGATGGGATCATGAGTGAAAACGAGGAGGAGAATCCACCTCTTCAGACAGAGGAACTAAGTGTAGCATTGTCAGAAAAATCCAAAGGGAAAGATTCTCAGAGCCCTGACTGGGAAGATGACTGTGAGGATGAGTGGGGGACAGAAAATCAGGAGAGAAATCTTCCAGGAAAGAAATGGGGTGAATCTCCTCCCCGAGAGAGAGGTTTCAGGAAACTCAAAGACATCATTGCCCAGCAGAGGCCTCACACTGGAGAGAAACCTCATAAATGTCCTGACTGTGGGAAGAGCTTTAGTCGGAGATCAAACCTCATTCAGCACCAGAGGAcccacacaggccagagaccttatGAGTGCCCTGAGTGTGGAAAAACCTTCAGCCTGCGCTCGACACTTACAAGACATCAGCGAACCCACCTGCAGGAGAAGCCCTATAAATGCACAgagtgtgggaagagcttccGCCAGAGCTCGGACCTGATCGCTCACCAGCGAGTGCACACAGGAGAGACACCGTACCGGTGTGCTGTGTGCGGGAAGAGCTTTGGGCGGAGCTCCAACCTGAGCCAGCACCAGACCACGCACATGGGGGAGAGACCCTATCAATGTGCTGACTGCCTGAAAAGCTTCCGGAGCAGTTCGGCCCTGGTGCAGCACCAGAGGAgccacacgggagagaaaccctatcaGTGCTCAGAATGCAGGAGCCGCTTCCTGCAGAGCTCGGACCTGATCAAACACCAGCGGATCCACACCGGGGAGAGGCCCTACCAGTGCCCCGCCTGTGGGAAATGCTTCAGCCAGAGTTCCTCACTCACTGAGCACCAGAGGACCCACACCGGGGAGCGACCCTACCATTGCACTGAGTGCGGGAAATGTTTCTGCCAGAGCTCCACACTCATCCAGCACCAGAGGATCCATACGGGGGAGAAGCCCTACAGATGCACTGAGTGTGGAAAGAGCTTCTGCCGGAGCTCCAATCTGAATCAGCACCTGACAATCCACATGATAAAGAAACCTCATCCGTGCACTGACTGTGGGAGGGGCTTCAGTCAGCTCACTAACCTTATTATACACCAGAGAATCCACTCTGGAGAGACaccctag
- the LOC117884742 gene encoding zinc finger protein 664-like isoform X1, translated as MERGKEPCVPNLHASIDREIPRRAHPAGDGIMSENEEENPPLQTEELSVALSEKSKGKDSQSPDWEDDCEDEWGTENQERNLPGKKWGESPPRERGFRKLKDIIAQQRPHTGEKPHKCPDCGKSFSRRSNLIQHQRTHTGQRPYECPECGKTFSLRSTLTRHQRTHLQEKPYKCTECGKSFRQSSDLIAHQRVHTGETPYRCAVCGKSFGRSSNLSQHQTTHMGERPYQCADCLKSFRSSSALVQHQRSHTGEKPYQCSECRSRFLQSSDLIKHQRIHTGERPYQCPACGKCFSQSSSLTEHQRTHTGERPYHCTECGKCFCQSSTLIQHQRIHTGEKPYRCTECGKSFCRSSNLNQHLTIHMIKKPHPCTDCGRGFSQLTNLIIHQRIHSGETP; from the exons ATGGAACGAGGGAAAGAGCCATGTGTCCCCAATCTTCATGCCTCCATAGACAGGGAGATCCCAAGACGTGCCCATCCAG CAGGTGATGGGATCATGAGTGAAAACGAGGAGGAGAATCCACCTCTTCAGACAGAGGAACTAAGTGTAGCATTGTCAGAAAAATCCAAAGGGAAAGATTCTCAGAGCCCTGACTGGGAAGATGACTGTGAGGATGAGTGGGGGACAGAAAATCAGGAGAGAAATCTTCCAGGAAAGAAATGGGGTGAATCTCCTCCCCGAGAGAGAGGTTTCAGGAAACTCAAAGACATCATTGCCCAGCAGAGGCCTCACACTGGAGAGAAACCTCATAAATGTCCTGACTGTGGGAAGAGCTTTAGTCGGAGATCAAACCTCATTCAGCACCAGAGGAcccacacaggccagagaccttatGAGTGCCCTGAGTGTGGAAAAACCTTCAGCCTGCGCTCGACACTTACAAGACATCAGCGAACCCACCTGCAGGAGAAGCCCTATAAATGCACAgagtgtgggaagagcttccGCCAGAGCTCGGACCTGATCGCTCACCAGCGAGTGCACACAGGAGAGACACCGTACCGGTGTGCTGTGTGCGGGAAGAGCTTTGGGCGGAGCTCCAACCTGAGCCAGCACCAGACCACGCACATGGGGGAGAGACCCTATCAATGTGCTGACTGCCTGAAAAGCTTCCGGAGCAGTTCGGCCCTGGTGCAGCACCAGAGGAgccacacgggagagaaaccctatcaGTGCTCAGAATGCAGGAGCCGCTTCCTGCAGAGCTCGGACCTGATCAAACACCAGCGGATCCACACCGGGGAGAGGCCCTACCAGTGCCCCGCCTGTGGGAAATGCTTCAGCCAGAGTTCCTCACTCACTGAGCACCAGAGGACCCACACCGGGGAGCGACCCTACCATTGCACTGAGTGCGGGAAATGTTTCTGCCAGAGCTCCACACTCATCCAGCACCAGAGGATCCATACGGGGGAGAAGCCCTACAGATGCACTGAGTGTGGAAAGAGCTTCTGCCGGAGCTCCAATCTGAATCAGCACCTGACAATCCACATGATAAAGAAACCTCATCCGTGCACTGACTGTGGGAGGGGCTTCAGTCAGCTCACTAACCTTATTATACACCAGAGAATCCACTCTGGAGAGACaccctag